From one Desulfurobacterium indicum genomic stretch:
- the fliD gene encoding flagellar filament capping protein FliD, producing the protein MAGELSISNLVGGFDYQQILDQMYSLKSVQIQYYQQRESELQNKKSALSSFDSLLEKFQDIANDLFDDSIFQQKAVSVSNESAVKVTITDPTAVDASSFDVSVVQTAKKDVWLSQAGVSDETAPVATTAGTLQISYGGDVVATIDYDTDTSTDTPSTIQEIANAINAAQDKVKATVFFDGTNYRLLLSGEDTGADNTISVTETGGGDLLDVLQLGDNYTASHVQTAQDAVIEIYGTQVFSSTNDFTDVIPGMTITAEAPTTSPVSITIDNDYSKMKDNLQKLVEAYNSIVDFVKQYTGKDGALSGDFTLQDIRSTLFDKLDPLFQLGLFDVDKDTGHLSINSSKLDEVLSTDPKSLEDALTDDLKNNLYDYLIYVTGVDGPIQTEEKSYDNQINYIEDQIDLTNKRISEEIESMKKQLVQLQLYMAQMQEVQAKITQTFGTPSIIPGTSISTTTGT; encoded by the coding sequence ATGGCAGGAGAATTATCTATAAGTAACCTTGTGGGTGGATTTGATTATCAGCAAATTCTTGATCAGATGTACTCTCTTAAAAGTGTCCAGATTCAGTATTATCAACAGAGAGAATCCGAACTTCAGAATAAAAAGTCTGCACTTTCTAGTTTTGATTCTCTTCTTGAAAAGTTTCAGGATATAGCCAATGATCTTTTCGACGATTCCATATTTCAGCAAAAGGCTGTTTCAGTTTCAAACGAGTCTGCCGTGAAGGTTACGATTACAGATCCTACTGCTGTTGATGCTTCTTCGTTTGATGTATCAGTTGTACAAACTGCCAAAAAGGATGTTTGGCTTTCTCAGGCAGGTGTTTCCGATGAGACTGCTCCTGTGGCAACAACAGCAGGAACTCTGCAGATATCTTACGGGGGAGATGTTGTTGCAACTATAGATTATGATACTGATACCTCAACAGATACTCCATCAACTATTCAGGAGATTGCCAATGCTATAAATGCTGCTCAGGACAAGGTAAAAGCGACTGTATTTTTCGATGGGACAAACTACAGATTGTTGCTTTCAGGTGAAGATACAGGAGCTGACAACACAATTTCCGTGACAGAAACAGGTGGTGGAGACCTTCTTGATGTACTGCAGTTAGGTGATAATTACACTGCAAGTCACGTTCAAACTGCCCAGGATGCTGTCATAGAGATTTATGGAACGCAGGTTTTCAGTTCTACTAATGATTTTACTGATGTTATTCCTGGTATGACTATTACGGCAGAAGCTCCTACAACTTCTCCTGTTTCCATTACCATTGATAATGATTACAGCAAAATGAAAGATAATCTTCAAAAGCTTGTTGAAGCTTATAACTCTATAGTTGATTTTGTAAAGCAGTATACTGGTAAGGACGGTGCTCTGTCAGGTGATTTTACACTTCAAGATATCCGTTCAACACTGTTTGATAAGCTTGATCCGCTTTTCCAGCTCGGCCTTTTTGATGTTGACAAAGATACGGGACATCTTTCAATAAACAGTTCAAAGCTTGACGAGGTGCTTTCTACGGATCCAAAAAGTCTTGAGGATGCTTTGACGGATGATTTGAAAAATAATTTATACGATTATCTTATCTATGTCACTGGTGTTGATGGTCCTATTCAGACAGAGGAGAAGAGCTATGATAACCAGATAAATTACATAGAGGATCAGATAGATCTTACCAATAAACGCATTTCTGAAGAGATAGAAAGTATGAAAAAGCAGCTTGTTCAACTTCAACTTTATATGGCTCAGATGCAAGAAGTTCAGGCAAAAATAACGCAAACTTTCGGGACACCTTCTATTATTCCGGGAACTTCTATCAGTACAACTACAGGAACATAA
- a CDS encoding flagellar protein FlaG has translation MDVKNVLNVQTALQMNNPQNVTRNVRAEVQNQSQDGGIRTEEKKRLSPKEMEKLVNDLKDKLSMLNTQLKIEIEKIGDGEEIPVIKVINTKTDEVIRQIPPEYMLKIAKYIDEITGLLLREKA, from the coding sequence ATGGATGTAAAAAATGTTCTTAATGTCCAGACGGCTCTTCAGATGAATAATCCCCAGAATGTAACTAGGAATGTTCGTGCCGAAGTGCAAAATCAAAGTCAAGACGGAGGGATTAGGACTGAAGAGAAGAAAAGGCTTTCGCCGAAAGAGATGGAGAAATTGGTAAATGATTTGAAAGATAAACTTTCAATGCTCAATACTCAGTTAAAGATAGAGATAGAGAAGATTGGAGACGGTGAAGAGATACCAGTAATAAAGGTAATAAATACAAAAACCGATGAAGTGATAAGGCAAATTCCTCCGGAATATATGTTAAAAATAGCAAAATATATAGATGAAATAACAGGTCTTTTGCTTCGTGAAAAAGCCTGA
- a CDS encoding flagellin: protein MALRINYNFQADFTHANLLKTEQNMNKSLERLATGYRINSAADDAAGLYIADQLKTYAVSLDQGIRNAQDGVSIAQIGQGALSEVYNILNDVKSKVIQASNTLDTQARQEIQQDINHLIDSVSKIFSDTEFNGMNLFGTSATTFTIHYGGRTNQELAIVISTAQATAGANSTAPSTVTIGGTSYAIDVTSQTKANAAVQTVDNLIKAVDDLAAKLGSYQIELEKIISNNQTTRVNTSEAESRIRNVDFAAEMANFTKNQILMQSGTAMLAQANQLPQLVLQLLR, encoded by the coding sequence ATGGCACTGCGCATTAACTACAACTTTCAAGCGGACTTTACCCATGCTAACCTTTTAAAAACAGAACAAAACATGAATAAGTCCCTTGAAAGATTGGCAACAGGTTACAGGATTAACAGCGCGGCAGATGACGCTGCAGGTCTTTACATCGCTGACCAGCTTAAAACTTATGCTGTATCACTTGATCAAGGTATCAGAAACGCTCAGGACGGTGTAAGTATTGCTCAAATTGGTCAGGGTGCTTTAAGCGAAGTTTACAACATTCTCAATGATGTTAAGTCAAAAGTTATCCAGGCATCAAACACTCTTGACACACAAGCAAGACAGGAGATTCAGCAGGACATCAACCATCTTATTGATTCTGTATCAAAAATCTTCAGTGATACAGAGTTTAACGGCATGAATCTCTTTGGTACTTCTGCAACAACGTTTACAATTCACTATGGTGGTAGAACGAACCAGGAACTTGCAATCGTTATTTCTACCGCGCAAGCAACTGCAGGTGCCAACAGCACAGCACCTTCTACAGTTACAATAGGAGGAACAAGCTACGCTATTGATGTAACTTCACAAACTAAAGCTAACGCAGCTGTGCAGACGGTTGATAATCTTATTAAAGCTGTTGATGACCTTGCTGCAAAACTTGGTTCTTATCAGATTGAACTTGAAAAAATTATCAGCAACAACCAGACAACAAGGGTTAACACTTCTGAAGCAGAATCCCGTATCAGAAACGTTGATTTTGCTGCAGAGATGGCAAACTTCACCAAGAATCAAATCCTTATGCAGTCTGGTACTGCTATGCTTGCTCAGGCAAATCAGCTTCCTCAGCTTGTTCTTCAGCTTCTCAGATAA
- a CDS encoding glycosyltransferase, translated as MISACVIVKNEEKNLPRLLNSLRDKFKEIIVVDTGSTDKTVEIAKNFGCKIYGIKWSGFADARNYAVSKATGDWVWHFDADFEIDDEEFLKAKRQLLLLDERYNSADVIIENYNIDGTIRSYSSHCFIHRNKPEIKWKGKVHEYLENAELTFGLDVKVKHFGYEDDEVLRQKALRNIELLKSEIEEMEKKNLDVLPEYAYKHFYLIQSYTVLGFSDSSYFEKVVEMAEKYFSLRGNLDENNIFDVHVYTYIVEALIKLERYEDARKYLEEAFKLKPYYADYFYLKALLEEVTENYFIAFDSYCEFLAEIDGFMKTNPFGRLGGLTFLSDKAVHAYHIASDKLLLLFEKLKKDKTKRDYLEKLWKKGRGLYTGIALSRILKFLKEDEGSILRKLYKLYSNHYLAYFEMGNYFLTKGEFDRAVKYLERSVELNPNFIAAKAFLAYARMNLGISDEKTLIDAVLSMKEYFEKTGNLSVLPALKRCLFLLERLKTDK; from the coding sequence ATGATATCGGCTTGTGTGATTGTTAAAAACGAAGAAAAAAATTTGCCCAGACTTTTGAATAGCTTGAGAGATAAGTTTAAAGAGATAATAGTTGTTGATACTGGTTCAACTGATAAGACGGTGGAAATAGCTAAAAACTTTGGTTGTAAGATTTATGGGATAAAGTGGTCAGGTTTTGCAGATGCAAGAAATTATGCAGTTTCGAAAGCTACCGGTGATTGGGTATGGCACTTTGATGCCGATTTTGAGATAGATGATGAAGAGTTTCTGAAAGCTAAAAGACAGCTTTTGTTGCTTGATGAGCGGTATAATTCAGCAGATGTGATCATTGAAAATTACAACATTGATGGAACTATCAGGTCTTATTCTTCTCACTGTTTTATTCACAGAAATAAACCGGAGATAAAATGGAAAGGTAAAGTTCATGAGTACCTTGAGAATGCTGAATTGACATTTGGTCTTGATGTTAAGGTTAAGCATTTTGGATATGAAGATGATGAAGTTCTAAGACAAAAAGCCCTGAGAAATATAGAACTTTTAAAATCCGAAATTGAAGAGATGGAGAAGAAAAATCTTGATGTCCTGCCTGAGTATGCTTATAAGCATTTTTACCTGATTCAGTCTTACACTGTTCTTGGTTTTTCGGATAGTTCTTATTTTGAAAAAGTGGTTGAGATGGCTGAGAAGTATTTTTCGCTTCGAGGGAATCTTGATGAAAATAATATCTTTGATGTGCATGTGTATACCTACATAGTGGAGGCTTTGATAAAACTTGAAAGGTATGAGGACGCGAGAAAATATTTGGAAGAAGCCTTTAAGTTAAAGCCGTATTATGCGGATTATTTCTACCTGAAAGCTTTATTAGAAGAAGTTACAGAAAATTATTTCATAGCTTTTGATAGTTACTGTGAGTTTTTGGCAGAAATTGATGGGTTTATGAAAACCAATCCGTTTGGCAGACTTGGAGGATTGACTTTCCTATCTGATAAAGCTGTTCATGCTTATCATATCGCTTCCGATAAACTTCTTCTCTTGTTTGAGAAGTTGAAAAAAGATAAAACAAAAAGAGATTATCTTGAAAAGCTCTGGAAAAAAGGGAGGGGACTTTATACGGGCATTGCTCTTTCAAGAATTTTAAAATTCTTGAAAGAAGATGAAGGGTCGATTTTGAGGAAGCTATACAAGCTCTACAGCAATCATTATCTGGCTTATTTTGAAATGGGGAATTATTTTTTAACAAAAGGGGAATTTGATAGAGCCGTTAAGTATCTTGAAAGATCGGTAGAATTGAATCCAAACTTTATCGCGGCAAAGGCATTTTTGGCTTATGCCAGAATGAATTTGGGTATTTCAGATGAAAAAACATTGATAGATGCAGTTCTCTCTATGAAAGAGTATTTTGAGAAAACCGGTAATCTCTCTGTTCTACCTGCACTTAAGAGATGTCTCTTTCTTCTGGAACGTCTAAAAACTGATAAATGA